The proteins below come from a single Saccharopolyspora sp. SCSIO 74807 genomic window:
- a CDS encoding transporter substrate-binding domain-containing protein — MGWRKAVFGAVLSAVLAVGGCSVPAGGRPAGGREDAAPPENAAGQPNDATGQPDVATVQPNGPTAGNPAPSRLDEVIRRGELRVCSTGDYRPFTYRAPDGTWSGIDIDMSRDLAQELGVRATIVPTTWSGLSRDFQQNCDIAAGGVSVTLKRAREAFFSEPYLVDGKAPITLCANASRFGALERIDRPGVRAVVNPGGTNEQFARKHLHRAEIRLNPDNNRIFDDIRSGRADVMLTDATETKWQAKQHPELCAVHPERPLSFSEKAYLLPRGDVVFQQFVNQWLHLRTHDGTYDRITTPWIG, encoded by the coding sequence ATGGGTTGGCGGAAAGCCGTTTTCGGCGCGGTGCTGAGCGCGGTGCTCGCGGTCGGCGGATGCAGTGTCCCGGCGGGCGGGCGCCCGGCGGGCGGGCGCGAGGACGCGGCGCCGCCGGAAAACGCAGCGGGCCAACCGAACGATGCAACAGGGCAACCGGACGTTGCAACGGTGCAGCCGAACGGCCCCACTGCGGGAAATCCCGCTCCGTCCAGATTGGACGAAGTGATCCGCCGCGGGGAGCTGCGGGTGTGCAGCACCGGCGACTACCGGCCCTTCACCTACCGCGCCCCGGACGGCACGTGGAGCGGTATCGACATCGACATGTCGCGCGACTTGGCGCAAGAACTGGGTGTGCGCGCAACTATTGTGCCGACAACTTGGTCCGGTCTGAGTCGCGATTTCCAGCAGAACTGCGACATCGCCGCGGGCGGCGTGTCGGTGACCCTGAAGCGGGCGCGGGAGGCGTTCTTCAGCGAGCCCTACCTCGTCGACGGCAAGGCGCCGATCACGTTGTGCGCCAACGCATCCAGGTTCGGCGCGCTGGAGCGGATCGACCGGCCGGGTGTCCGCGCCGTGGTCAATCCCGGCGGCACCAACGAACAGTTCGCGCGGAAACATCTGCACCGCGCCGAGATCCGGCTGAACCCGGACAACAACCGGATCTTCGACGACATCCGCAGCGGCCGCGCCGATGTCATGCTCACCGACGCGACCGAGACGAAATGGCAGGCCAAGCAGCATCCGGAACTGTGCGCGGTGCACCCGGAGCGGCCGCTGAGCTTCAGCGAGAAGGCGTATCTGCTGCCGCGCGGCGACGTGGTCTTCCAGCAATTCGTGAACCAATGGCTGCACCTGCGCACGCACGACGGAACCTACGACCGCATCACCACGCCCTGGATCGGATGA